Proteins encoded within one genomic window of Thiothrix litoralis:
- the trmD gene encoding tRNA (guanosine(37)-N1)-methyltransferase TrmD — translation MRFDVITLFPELVNAVVSSGVTGRAAERGIISLKQWNPRDYATDVHRTVDDRPYGGGPGMVMKGDCLLQAIRDARQENPGKVVYLSPQGVPLNQALVTELAAAENVILLCGRYEGIDERVIALEVDLECSIGDYVLSGGELGAMVLIDAVTRLLPGALGHHESAAQDSFFDGLLDCSHYTRPEELEGLAIPAVLKSGNHADIAKWRKKQALGKTWRRRPELLQARQLTDSERVLLNEYINEFESSEKLP, via the coding sequence ATGCGCTTTGATGTGATCACCCTGTTTCCTGAGCTGGTTAATGCCGTTGTCAGCAGTGGTGTAACAGGTCGGGCAGCGGAGCGCGGTATCATTTCCCTGAAACAGTGGAATCCGCGTGATTACGCCACCGATGTACACCGTACCGTGGATGACCGCCCCTACGGTGGTGGCCCTGGTATGGTAATGAAAGGCGACTGTTTGTTGCAAGCTATCCGTGATGCCCGTCAGGAGAATCCGGGGAAAGTGGTTTATCTTAGCCCTCAGGGTGTTCCCCTGAATCAGGCTTTGGTGACTGAGCTGGCAGCAGCAGAAAACGTGATTTTACTGTGTGGTCGCTACGAAGGCATTGACGAACGTGTTATTGCTTTGGAAGTGGATCTGGAATGTTCGATTGGTGACTATGTTCTCAGCGGTGGTGAGTTGGGGGCAATGGTGCTGATTGATGCAGTAACTCGCTTGTTGCCGGGGGCATTAGGGCATCATGAGTCGGCGGCGCAGGATTCGTTTTTTGATGGATTACTGGACTGCTCTCACTATACCCGCCCGGAAGAACTGGAAGGGTTGGCGATACCAGCGGTATTAAAAAGCGGCAATCACGCAGATATTGCCAAGTGGCGCAAGAAACAAGCGCTGGGAAAAACATGGCGACGCAGGCCGGAATTGTTACAGGCACGACAGTTGACCGACAGTGAGCGTGTGTTGCTGAACGAGTATATAAACGAGTTTGAAAGCAGTGAAAAGCTGCCTTAG
- the rplS gene encoding 50S ribosomal protein L19, producing MNTIIQQLEQEQMTKVIPDFNPGDTVIVQVRVKEGDKERQQAYEGVVIAKKNRGLNSAFTVRKMSYGEGVERVFQTFSNSIASITVKRSGDVRRAKLYYLRGRTGKSARIKEKL from the coding sequence ATGAATACGATTATTCAACAACTTGAACAAGAGCAAATGACGAAGGTAATCCCGGATTTTAACCCCGGCGACACCGTTATCGTTCAAGTACGCGTGAAAGAAGGCGATAAAGAGCGCCAACAGGCTTATGAAGGTGTGGTGATTGCGAAGAAAAATCGTGGTCTGAATTCCGCTTTCACCGTGCGTAAGATGTCTTACGGCGAAGGTGTTGAGCGTGTTTTCCAAACCTTCAGCAACAGCATTGCTAGCATTACAGTCAAGCGTAGCGGTGATGTACGTCGCGCCAAGCTGTACTACCTGCGTGGCCGTACGGGTAAATCTGCACGTATCAAAGAAAAACTTTAA
- a CDS encoding putative bifunctional diguanylate cyclase/phosphodiesterase: MADFVDFSSNSTVIGLLLGLTVVAALVWGAFSMRRQFKSQLRLAQQNMLVSSLADTQEAAILVDVNGVVDFINPAAEKILKYKIRSARGKHYGELFTLIDSLTHHPIPWLDTAKRNDRPLLRNALLNANGLNDLQVTYTVQPILYEDAEQPCYMVMVRDQTELHAMQLRLDHVQMHDPQTMLLNRKSFELRLKVAIDQVRQHGVKHSFCLISMDQFKLVNDTMGHGGGDMLIERIARMLKDEIDVRRDILARLGGDEFGILFQEIEPAVAIRAAEQIRIKLEQYAFDWNKMRQRVTASVAFVPLYKLLKTPNRILSEADAACRVAKAKGGNRIHIYKPDDQEILKQRGNMVWLDRLKKAFEAGNFRLVAQPIHDLRPAEFKKPFSHYEVLIRLYDENNQPVPPDEFIPAAEYYSMMPRLDRWVIRKLLQTLQEITQKVPRPIFAINLSGQSLDEPTFLKFVLDEIQEAGISPGMLCFEITERVAIHNLELAQHFIATLKNLGCSFSMDDFGTGVSSFGYLKSLSVDYLKIDGSFIKDIANDDVALAMVNSVNQVGHLMGLKVIAEYVENDRVIQILREIGVDYGQGYGISRPIPIEEAVRNHVS; this comes from the coding sequence GTGGCCGATTTCGTTGATTTTTCATCCAATAGCACGGTGATAGGCTTATTGCTAGGGCTTACCGTCGTGGCTGCTTTGGTGTGGGGGGCATTTTCCATGCGCCGCCAATTCAAAAGCCAGTTACGCTTGGCACAGCAAAACATGTTGGTGTCGTCGCTGGCGGACACCCAGGAAGCGGCTATTCTGGTGGATGTGAATGGCGTGGTGGATTTCATCAATCCTGCCGCCGAAAAAATCCTCAAGTACAAAATTCGCAGTGCGCGTGGCAAGCACTATGGTGAATTGTTTACGCTGATTGATTCTCTGACCCACCACCCGATTCCATGGCTGGATACTGCCAAGCGTAATGACCGCCCGCTGTTGCGCAATGCCTTGCTGAATGCGAATGGCTTGAATGATTTACAGGTGACTTACACCGTACAACCCATCCTGTATGAAGATGCTGAACAGCCATGCTACATGGTGATGGTGCGCGACCAGACCGAGCTTCATGCGATGCAATTGCGGCTGGATCACGTTCAAATGCATGACCCGCAAACTATGCTGTTGAACCGCAAGAGCTTTGAGTTACGCTTGAAAGTGGCGATTGATCAAGTGCGGCAACATGGGGTGAAGCACTCGTTTTGCCTGATCTCAATGGATCAGTTCAAGCTGGTGAATGACACGATGGGGCATGGTGGTGGGGATATGCTGATTGAGCGTATTGCACGAATGCTCAAGGACGAAATTGATGTGCGCCGTGATATTTTGGCGCGGCTGGGCGGTGATGAGTTTGGCATCCTGTTTCAGGAAATTGAACCAGCAGTAGCGATTCGAGCGGCGGAACAAATCCGTATCAAACTAGAACAATACGCGTTTGACTGGAATAAAATGCGCCAGCGAGTAACGGCCAGTGTTGCTTTTGTACCCTTATACAAGCTATTGAAAACGCCTAACCGGATACTCTCGGAAGCTGATGCCGCGTGCCGGGTTGCCAAGGCCAAAGGCGGTAACCGTATCCATATTTACAAGCCGGATGATCAGGAAATCCTCAAGCAGCGTGGCAATATGGTGTGGCTGGATCGCCTGAAAAAAGCCTTTGAAGCCGGTAATTTCCGTCTGGTGGCGCAGCCTATCCATGATTTGCGCCCAGCAGAATTCAAAAAGCCGTTCAGCCATTACGAAGTACTGATCCGCTTGTACGATGAAAATAACCAGCCCGTTCCGCCGGACGAGTTCATTCCAGCGGCAGAATATTATTCGATGATGCCGCGTCTGGATCGTTGGGTTATCCGCAAACTGCTCCAGACGCTGCAAGAAATTACCCAGAAAGTACCCCGCCCAATTTTCGCGATTAATTTGTCCGGTCAGAGTTTGGATGAGCCAACCTTCCTGAAATTTGTGCTGGATGAAATTCAGGAAGCGGGAATTAGTCCGGGTATGTTGTGCTTCGAGATTACCGAACGGGTGGCTATCCACAACCTTGAGTTGGCACAGCATTTTATTGCAACCCTAAAAAATCTGGGGTGCAGCTTTTCGATGGATGACTTCGGTACGGGGGTCAGCTCCTTTGGGTATTTAAAATCCCTTTCGGTGGATTATCTGAAAATTGACGGCAGTTTTATCAAAGACATTGCCAATGATGACGTGGCACTGGCGATGGTGAATTCAGTCAATCAGGTCGGGCATTTGATGGGCTTGAAAGTGATTGCCGAATATGTCGAAAATGATCGGGTCATACAAATTTTGCGCGAAATTGGTGTAGACTACGGGCAGGGTTACGGCATCTCCAGACCGATTCCGATCGAAGAAGCCGTGCGTAATCACGTCAGTTAA
- the mpl gene encoding UDP-N-acetylmuramate:L-alanyl-gamma-D-glutamyl-meso-diaminopimelate ligase has translation MNIHILGICGTFMGGIALLAREKEHQVTGSDTNVYPPMSTMLAEQGVAIIQGFQPHDLPADSETIVVGNVMRRGLEIVEHMLDHNLPYTSGPQWLGEHILKDRWVLAVAGTHGKTTTASMLAWILEYAGLKPGFLIGGVPENFGVSARLGDSPFFVVEADEYDTAFFDKRSKFVHYHPRTVILNNLEYDHADIFPDVQAIKTQFHHLMRTVPGSGLAVVNAQDANLKDTLAMGCWTPVETFADGDWRAEYLQADGSEFRVFCKAVEQGVVRWDLLGEHNVNNGLAAIAAARHAGVPTEHAVAALAEFQGVKRRMQVRGTVRGVTVYDDFAHHPTAITTTLAGLRAKVGKARIIALLEPRSNTMRMGTHGAAVAAALQVADHAFIYQLPEWDDIDALVATVVKLAQAGDHILVMSNGGFGGIHDKLLLTLAD, from the coding sequence ATGAATATTCATATTCTGGGTATCTGCGGAACCTTTATGGGCGGTATTGCCCTATTGGCACGCGAGAAAGAGCATCAAGTCACAGGTTCTGACACCAACGTTTATCCACCGATGAGCACTATGCTGGCAGAGCAGGGCGTGGCTATTATTCAGGGCTTCCAACCTCACGATTTACCCGCTGATAGCGAGACGATTGTGGTGGGCAATGTGATGCGTCGTGGTTTGGAAATTGTGGAGCATATGCTTGACCACAACCTGCCCTATACCTCCGGCCCGCAATGGCTGGGCGAACACATTCTGAAGGATCGCTGGGTATTGGCAGTGGCGGGGACGCACGGCAAAACCACCACTGCGAGTATGCTGGCTTGGATTCTGGAATACGCTGGGTTGAAGCCGGGTTTCCTGATCGGTGGCGTGCCGGAAAATTTTGGGGTATCCGCCCGTCTGGGTGACTCGCCGTTTTTTGTGGTGGAAGCGGATGAATACGATACCGCGTTTTTCGACAAGCGTTCCAAGTTTGTGCATTACCACCCACGTACCGTTATCCTGAATAATCTGGAATACGACCATGCCGATATTTTCCCCGATGTTCAAGCCATCAAAACCCAATTCCACCATCTGATGCGTACTGTGCCGGGCAGTGGTCTGGCGGTGGTGAATGCGCAGGATGCCAACCTCAAGGATACGCTGGCAATGGGCTGCTGGACGCCGGTGGAAACCTTTGCCGATGGCGATTGGCGAGCGGAATACCTGCAAGCCGATGGCAGTGAATTCCGAGTCTTCTGCAAGGCTGTGGAACAGGGCGTGGTACGCTGGGATTTGCTGGGCGAACACAACGTCAACAATGGGCTGGCCGCAATAGCAGCGGCACGCCATGCCGGAGTTCCCACTGAACATGCCGTGGCAGCCTTGGCTGAATTCCAAGGCGTGAAGCGGCGGATGCAGGTGCGTGGCACCGTGCGTGGTGTGACGGTTTATGACGATTTTGCGCATCACCCAACGGCGATTACCACAACATTAGCCGGTTTGCGGGCAAAAGTTGGCAAGGCGCGGATCATTGCCTTGCTGGAACCGCGTTCCAACACCATGCGCATGGGCACGCATGGGGCGGCGGTCGCGGCGGCTTTGCAAGTGGCGGATCATGCCTTCATTTATCAGTTGCCGGAATGGGATGATATTGATGCTTTAGTGGCAACTGTGGTGAAACTCGCGCAAGCGGGAGACCATATTTTGGTTATGAGTAATGGCGGTTTCGGTGGTATTCATGACAAGCTACTGCTGACATTGGCTGACTGA
- a CDS encoding flavin prenyltransferase UbiX, producing MKTITLIMTGASGAQYGLRLLEFLLQHGYHVYLLLSRPAQVVVNMETEHRLPGRASEIQQYFSELYGAQPGQLQVFEREQWAAPIASGSGVADATVVCPCTTGTLSAIACGSSRNLIERAADVCLKERKKLILVVRETPFSEIHLENMLKLARMGVIIMPANPGFYQRPASVQELVDFMVARVLDHLDIPHALLPRWGEPQAE from the coding sequence TTGAAAACCATTACATTGATCATGACGGGCGCATCCGGTGCGCAATACGGGCTGCGCTTGCTGGAATTCCTGCTGCAACACGGTTATCACGTGTATTTGCTGCTATCGCGCCCGGCGCAGGTGGTGGTGAATATGGAAACCGAGCACCGTTTGCCGGGGCGTGCCAGTGAAATACAGCAGTATTTCAGTGAGTTGTACGGTGCGCAACCGGGGCAGTTACAGGTATTCGAGCGCGAACAGTGGGCTGCCCCCATCGCCAGCGGTAGCGGGGTGGCGGATGCTACCGTGGTATGCCCTTGCACCACCGGAACGCTGTCAGCGATTGCCTGTGGTAGCAGCCGCAACCTGATCGAACGTGCCGCCGATGTGTGCCTGAAAGAGCGTAAAAAGCTGATTTTAGTGGTGCGTGAAACCCCGTTTTCCGAGATTCATCTGGAAAACATGCTGAAACTGGCGCGGATGGGGGTTATTATCATGCCCGCCAATCCGGGCTTTTATCAACGCCCGGCATCCGTGCAGGAACTGGTCGACTTTATGGTGGCGCGGGTACTGGACCATTTGGACATTCCACACGCACTGCTTCCCCGTTGGGGGGAACCGCAGGCGGAGTGA
- the trxA gene encoding thioredoxin, protein MAVEEMTAQSFEETITENGIVIIDFWAPWCGPCRTFSPIFDKVSDNHTDIVFAKVNTEEEEELARHFQIRSIPTLMIFREQVILFAEAGMLSEPQLEQVIAKVRELDMDKVRADIAAQEKAAQEQQA, encoded by the coding sequence ATGGCAGTCGAAGAAATGACCGCGCAGAGTTTTGAAGAAACGATCACGGAAAACGGTATCGTTATCATCGACTTTTGGGCACCTTGGTGCGGCCCTTGTCGCACATTTTCGCCAATCTTTGATAAAGTGTCAGACAATCACACTGACATCGTGTTTGCCAAAGTGAACACCGAAGAAGAGGAGGAATTGGCTCGCCATTTCCAGATCCGTTCCATCCCGACGCTGATGATTTTCCGTGAGCAGGTCATCCTGTTTGCCGAAGCGGGCATGTTGAGTGAGCCACAACTGGAGCAAGTGATTGCGAAGGTGCGTGAGCTGGATATGGATAAAGTGCGTGCTGATATTGCAGCGCAGGAAAAGGCCGCACAGGAACAGCAAGCATAA